One Gemmatimonadota bacterium DNA segment encodes these proteins:
- a CDS encoding thiol oxidoreductase has protein sequence MTRLLCFSDLVRGVTPFIIYLLFVGCGKLLTTAPDDTTDAPMDNPPSIMAAFARGDEQFARIFTISDGLGPIFNQPSCETCHPGDGRGTPATALTRFSINGDLVPTLGGPQLQDRSIPGVDPETIPPGAETSVRMPPPVFARGLMEFIPDETIIALADPEDADGDGISGRVNWVKPPDFVPPYMNGSGPGMAVGRFGLKANVASLLHQIVAAYHDDIGITTDYIPEESLHPRVADLSLSDIAPDPEVPATEVLDVLMYIRTLAVPKRGDITPQVHRGDALFNQIGCASCHVPVLKTGPSEIPSLNFVDAPLYTDMLLHDMGPSLADNRADWTANGREWRTPPLVGLRLAADNLGGTVHYLHDGRTTNLSEAILTHGGEAQASRERFAGLSAEDKEALLAFLLSL, from the coding sequence ATGACTCGTCTTCTCTGTTTTTCTGATCTTGTCCGTGGTGTAACGCCCTTTATCATCTATTTGTTATTCGTGGGATGCGGCAAATTGTTGACAACGGCACCTGATGATACAACAGATGCCCCTATGGACAATCCTCCTTCTATTATGGCTGCATTCGCCCGAGGCGACGAACAATTTGCCCGAATTTTTACCATTTCAGATGGATTGGGCCCAATTTTTAATCAGCCGAGTTGTGAGACCTGTCATCCAGGTGATGGTCGAGGCACGCCAGCAACGGCACTGACGCGTTTTAGTATCAACGGAGATCTCGTGCCAACACTGGGTGGACCGCAGCTTCAGGATCGCAGCATTCCCGGGGTGGATCCCGAGACTATTCCACCTGGTGCTGAAACTTCGGTGCGAATGCCTCCCCCGGTTTTTGCACGGGGTTTAATGGAGTTTATCCCAGATGAAACAATTATCGCGCTTGCCGATCCCGAAGATGCAGACGGCGACGGGATTTCCGGGCGTGTGAATTGGGTAAAACCACCTGATTTTGTTCCGCCTTATATGAATGGATCAGGACCTGGCATGGCAGTTGGCCGGTTCGGCCTTAAGGCCAATGTCGCATCCTTGTTACACCAAATTGTGGCGGCTTACCACGACGACATAGGTATTACGACTGATTATATACCCGAAGAATCACTGCATCCACGGGTAGCTGATTTGTCTTTGAGCGATATTGCGCCAGACCCCGAGGTACCCGCGACTGAAGTGCTGGATGTATTGATGTACATTCGCACATTGGCTGTGCCCAAACGCGGCGATATTACCCCTCAGGTTCACCGAGGGGATGCGCTTTTCAATCAGATAGGATGTGCATCTTGCCATGTGCCCGTGTTAAAAACAGGTCCGAGCGAAATACCCTCTCTCAATTTTGTTGACGCGCCGCTTTATACCGATATGCTTTTGCACGATATGGGGCCAAGTCTGGCTGATAACAGAGCTGATTGGACTGCCAATGGACGCGAGTGGCGCACGCCTCCTCTTGTGGGTCTGCGTCTGGCAGCTGATAATTTGGGTGGCACAGTTCACTATTTGCACGATGGCCGCACAACCAATTTAAGTGAAGCTATTTTGACGCATGGCGGCGAAGCACAGGCTTCACGCGAGCGGTTTGCGGGATTGAGCGCAGAGGATAAAGAAGCACTGCTTGCGTTTTTGCTTTCGCTATAG
- a CDS encoding PmoA family protein: MATVKLTVHAGPHNRINCPVSTVVETESATTATLSTGNSQVPCQVTSVSNGLQVNFIVDHLEAGKTAEYELTLGQEPSNSGHGVEVTQGENEVSVSIGGQHFTTYCHGTELARPLLYPVIGPYGDPVTRRLATPADGREMDHHHHRSIWIAHGEVNGADNWSEGESHGRILHRDFELLESGPVLGRIVSNSDWVGMDGWTGPPGRNREILDQRAEWVVYNTSSSVRIMDLHLTLIARNMDVLFGDTKEGGLASIRVEETMEVKRDLGGKIENGIGGIDEDETWGKRAPWCHYSGPVNGNITGVAIMDHPDSFRHPTHWHVRNYGLMTANPFGHSYFYGDESRRGHHTLSQGESLVGIYRYYFHKGDATDGNIRERYHDFAHPPKVEQD, translated from the coding sequence ATGGCAACAGTAAAACTAACCGTTCACGCAGGCCCTCACAATCGGATCAACTGTCCGGTTTCGACGGTGGTCGAAACAGAAAGCGCGACAACTGCGACCTTGAGCACGGGAAATAGCCAGGTTCCCTGTCAGGTGACGTCCGTGAGCAACGGTTTGCAGGTCAATTTCATTGTCGATCATCTCGAAGCGGGAAAAACCGCCGAGTACGAACTCACACTGGGACAAGAACCATCGAACTCCGGACATGGTGTGGAAGTCACACAAGGTGAAAATGAAGTCTCTGTCTCGATTGGCGGCCAGCATTTTACGACCTATTGTCATGGCACAGAACTCGCACGACCACTTTTGTATCCCGTCATCGGACCTTATGGCGACCCGGTAACGCGGCGGTTGGCTACGCCAGCAGACGGACGGGAAATGGATCACCATCACCATCGCTCCATCTGGATTGCACACGGAGAAGTGAACGGTGCGGACAACTGGTCAGAAGGCGAATCTCACGGACGGATCTTGCACCGTGACTTTGAATTGCTCGAAAGCGGACCTGTCCTGGGGCGCATTGTATCAAATAGCGACTGGGTGGGCATGGATGGTTGGACGGGGCCTCCGGGTAGAAATCGCGAGATTTTGGATCAGCGTGCAGAGTGGGTTGTGTACAACACATCCTCTTCTGTGCGAATCATGGATTTGCACCTCACGCTCATCGCCCGAAATATGGATGTGTTATTCGGTGACACAAAAGAAGGCGGTCTGGCGTCTATTCGCGTGGAAGAGACAATGGAGGTAAAACGCGACCTGGGTGGGAAAATCGAGAACGGCATTGGCGGCATTGATGAAGACGAGACCTGGGGAAAACGCGCGCCATGGTGCCATTATTCAGGTCCAGTAAATGGCAATATAACAGGTGTTGCCATCATGGATCATCCCGACAGCTTTCGGCATCCCACGCACTGGCATGTGCGCAATTACGGATTAATGACAGCCAATCCCTTTGGACACTCGTATTTTTACGGGGACGAAAGCCGCCGCGGGCATCACACACTCTCGCAGGGTGAGTCACTCGTCGGTATTTATCGCTATTATTTTCACAAAGGCGACGCCACCGATGGCAATATCCGCGAGCGGTATCACGACTTCGCCCACCCACCAAAGGTTGAACAGGATTAA
- a CDS encoding HAD family phosphatase: MHKPYQAVIFDMDGLIVDTENIYYNTYNQTLNELGIDIPREGYVRCVGHPVENNSADAVKRYDLPIRPEDFHEAWMTRFETAISNPDQIDLMPGFLDLLSHLQNKHYKLGIASSTPRQRMRATLQNGVLPHVNANALHDIFGAIFSGSDVTRTKPDPEIYLKTAAKLNVPPETCVVFEDSAAGVQSGKAAGMTVFAVPNFFTAHQNHDSADRILPRLDAAVELL, from the coding sequence ATGCATAAACCATACCAGGCCGTCATATTCGATATGGACGGCCTGATTGTCGATACGGAAAATATTTATTACAACACCTATAACCAGACCCTCAACGAACTGGGGATTGACATACCGCGCGAAGGTTATGTGCGCTGTGTTGGACATCCCGTGGAAAACAACAGCGCAGACGCCGTCAAACGCTACGACTTGCCGATCCGTCCCGAAGACTTCCACGAAGCCTGGATGACTCGGTTTGAAACCGCGATCTCAAACCCCGATCAAATCGACCTCATGCCCGGTTTTCTCGACCTGCTATCACATCTTCAAAACAAACACTACAAACTCGGCATTGCATCATCCACGCCGCGCCAGCGCATGCGCGCCACGCTTCAAAACGGCGTCTTGCCCCACGTAAATGCCAACGCACTCCACGACATTTTTGGGGCTATTTTTTCGGGCAGCGACGTCACCCGCACCAAACCCGACCCGGAAATCTACCTCAAAACCGCCGCAAAACTCAATGTCCCGCCCGAAACCTGTGTCGTATTTGAAGACAGTGCAGCAGGCGTCCAATCTGGAAAAGCCGCAGGCATGACCGTCTTCGCCGTACCCAATTTCTTCACCGCACATCAAAACCACGACAGCGCCGACCGCATACTCCCCCGCCTCGACGCGGCAGTTGAGCTATTGTAA
- a CDS encoding sugar phosphate isomerase/epimerase has product MDVTRISACSFPLRERDLDYTFKVISEAGFDKIDLVGRMPHFSVTDPDYDMDELRRVCDKYGVVLANIGSYCGRDFIATSGAERQAAMDEMKKTLDVGKAFGSKSIRIMPGDGKRASIDTIVPYFRESAEYAEKLGIYMGIENHGTEISGNPEACQEICEKVDSEYFGILYEPCNLMAAGADYKSAFDVFKDYIVHVHIKDGDYNSEGKWERCMLGDGIIDYHWVWDQVEALGYDRDYALEFEVGDIEPVETGYRKWYETWEKA; this is encoded by the coding sequence ATGGATGTGACGCGTATTTCAGCGTGTAGTTTTCCGCTTCGGGAAAGGGATCTGGATTATACTTTCAAGGTGATTTCCGAAGCGGGGTTTGACAAAATTGATCTGGTGGGGCGCATGCCGCATTTTTCGGTGACGGATCCCGATTACGATATGGACGAATTGCGTCGGGTATGCGATAAGTACGGCGTGGTGTTGGCAAATATCGGGTCGTACTGCGGGCGAGATTTTATCGCCACTTCAGGGGCTGAGAGACAGGCGGCAATGGATGAGATGAAAAAGACGCTGGATGTGGGGAAGGCGTTTGGTTCAAAGTCCATTCGCATTATGCCGGGTGATGGCAAGCGCGCTTCGATTGATACGATAGTGCCCTATTTTCGTGAATCTGCGGAATACGCCGAAAAATTGGGTATTTATATGGGGATTGAGAATCACGGCACTGAAATTTCTGGCAATCCAGAGGCTTGTCAGGAGATTTGTGAGAAGGTCGATTCAGAGTATTTTGGGATTTTGTACGAGCCGTGCAATTTGATGGCTGCAGGTGCAGATTATAAGTCCGCTTTTGATGTGTTTAAGGATTATATCGTGCATGTGCATATCAAGGATGGCGATTACAACTCGGAAGGGAAGTGGGAACGTTGCATGCTCGGTGACGGTATTATCGATTATCACTGGGTGTGGGATCAGGTGGAAGCACTGGGCTACGATCGGGACTATGCACTGGAGTTTGAGGTGGGCGATATCGAACCCGTTGAGACGGGGTACCGGAAGTGGTATGAGACGTGGGAGAAGGCGTGA
- a CDS encoding SDR family NAD(P)-dependent oxidoreductase, whose amino-acid sequence MNLNLTDKVVLITGGSRGIGRATALRFAAEGCNIALCARGQAGIDKTLEEIRAHDVETFGLALDVAEPGETERFVNASADALGGVDILVNNVGGTAGSRELLTSTDADWQQTFDLNLFHAVRASRAAIPHMTERNGGSIVTISSISGWKPANRGAQYGATKAAEIFLAGALAWELAAHNIRVNTVCPGSLLFSGGGWERFQNETPEEYEIFRTREFPAQRLGTDFEVADVVVFLSSDRASWINGASIPVDGAQGRPTAF is encoded by the coding sequence ATGAACCTCAATCTCACCGATAAAGTCGTCCTCATCACCGGGGGCAGTCGCGGCATTGGTCGCGCAACAGCATTGCGATTTGCCGCGGAAGGTTGCAATATCGCCTTGTGCGCGCGCGGGCAAGCGGGCATAGATAAAACACTCGAAGAAATTCGCGCACACGACGTCGAGACATTTGGACTCGCGCTCGATGTAGCCGAACCCGGCGAAACTGAGCGATTCGTCAATGCATCCGCAGATGCTCTCGGCGGCGTTGATATCCTCGTCAACAATGTAGGCGGCACAGCCGGATCGCGCGAACTGCTCACCTCCACAGACGCCGACTGGCAGCAAACCTTTGACCTCAACCTTTTTCACGCGGTTCGCGCCAGCCGCGCAGCTATTCCCCACATGACCGAAAGAAATGGTGGCAGTATTGTCACCATCTCTTCCATATCGGGCTGGAAACCCGCAAACCGGGGCGCGCAATACGGCGCAACCAAAGCGGCTGAAATATTTCTCGCTGGCGCACTCGCGTGGGAATTGGCAGCCCACAACATTCGCGTCAACACCGTCTGCCCAGGCTCGCTCCTTTTCTCAGGCGGCGGCTGGGAACGCTTCCAAAACGAAACGCCGGAAGAATACGAAATATTCCGCACGCGCGAATTTCCCGCACAGCGACTCGGCACGGACTTTGAAGTCGCCGATGTCGTCGTATTTCTCTCATCCGATCGCGCGAGTTGGATCAACGGCGCATCCATTCCCGTAGATGGTGCGCAGGGAAGACCCACGGCTTTTTGA
- the dxs gene encoding 1-deoxy-D-xylulose-5-phosphate synthase, translated as MSLLETINSPDDLKSLSIEELHQVCAELRQYIIDVVTEIGGHFGSSLGAAELTVALHHLYNTPQDKIVWDVGHQAYGHKVLTGRREALKTIRQPGGISGFPMRSESPYDTFAVGHAGTSISAALGFATQRDLMGEKHKVVAVIGDGAITSGIALEGLNNAGASNRDLLVILNDNRMSISPNVGAISHYLTRIITDPIYNRVRDRITNDPLYKKIKKEIWNLAGRIPVVGTNLRHALSGFEEGLKGLLVPGILFEELGFLYLGPLDGNNLEEMVKTLKNVQDLKGPVLLHVHTIKGKGAIQEDEEDPYGAASIKYHSISPPSPKTPLPKYQTVFGEAMIELANNDSRIVGVTAAMSEGTSLDIFSEAHPDRFFDVGIAEQHAVTFSTGMALEGMRPVAAIYSTFLQRAYDQIIHDVALQSAPVIFCMDRAGLVGADGPTHHGDFDLSYLTCVPNMIVSAPKDGDELRDLLYTAVQQVDNPFAIRYPRGNVHTPLTGRDPEVLKIGSWEALADGEDLVFLAVGTMVDHACQAREKLMEAGISAAVINCRFVKPMDLEMLDDLADRYQVLITVEENTIEGGFGSGVARYLSDQMREGQRVHTLGIPDRFFQHGSQGALRDEAGISPEAIAATAQRVVAREPIEY; from the coding sequence ATGTCCCTTCTCGAAACAATCAATTCACCTGACGACTTAAAGTCCCTATCAATAGAAGAATTGCACCAGGTCTGTGCGGAATTGCGGCAATATATTATTGACGTGGTGACAGAGATTGGTGGACATTTTGGATCCAGCCTGGGGGCGGCGGAATTGACGGTGGCTTTGCACCATCTATACAACACGCCTCAAGACAAAATTGTGTGGGATGTAGGACATCAAGCGTACGGACACAAAGTGCTTACCGGGCGACGCGAAGCACTCAAAACCATTCGTCAACCTGGTGGCATCAGTGGGTTTCCGATGCGATCAGAGAGTCCGTACGACACATTTGCCGTAGGACATGCGGGCACATCGATCTCCGCAGCACTGGGATTTGCGACACAGCGCGATTTGATGGGCGAAAAACACAAAGTAGTCGCCGTTATTGGCGACGGTGCCATAACCAGTGGTATCGCACTTGAGGGATTGAACAATGCCGGTGCATCCAACCGCGATCTATTGGTCATTCTCAATGACAATCGCATGTCAATCTCGCCCAATGTCGGTGCTATTTCGCATTATTTGACGCGCATTATCACCGATCCGATTTACAATCGCGTGAGAGATCGGATCACAAATGATCCACTTTACAAAAAAATCAAAAAAGAAATCTGGAATTTGGCCGGGCGCATTCCCGTTGTCGGTACAAATTTGCGCCACGCACTGAGCGGCTTCGAAGAGGGATTAAAGGGCCTGCTGGTACCGGGCATTCTTTTTGAAGAACTGGGATTTCTGTACCTGGGACCTCTGGATGGCAATAATCTGGAAGAGATGGTAAAAACCTTGAAGAATGTACAGGATCTGAAAGGTCCTGTGCTCTTACACGTACACACCATTAAGGGCAAGGGCGCGATTCAAGAAGACGAGGAAGACCCGTATGGTGCCGCTTCGATAAAATATCATTCGATCAGCCCGCCATCGCCCAAAACGCCGCTACCCAAATATCAGACGGTTTTTGGCGAGGCAATGATCGAGCTTGCCAATAATGACAGTCGCATAGTAGGCGTAACAGCCGCAATGTCCGAAGGCACGAGTCTCGACATTTTTTCTGAAGCGCATCCCGACCGCTTTTTTGATGTCGGCATTGCCGAACAGCACGCCGTGACATTTTCAACCGGAATGGCACTCGAGGGCATGCGCCCCGTCGCAGCGATTTATTCCACATTTTTACAACGGGCTTACGACCAGATCATCCACGATGTCGCCCTGCAATCGGCACCTGTGATTTTCTGTATGGACCGCGCCGGGCTGGTGGGCGCAGATGGTCCCACGCATCACGGTGATTTTGACCTGTCCTATTTAACCTGCGTGCCCAATATGATCGTAAGCGCGCCAAAAGATGGCGACGAATTGCGCGACTTGTTATACACAGCGGTACAGCAAGTCGATAACCCCTTTGCCATTCGGTATCCGCGCGGCAACGTGCATACCCCGCTTACGGGACGCGATCCCGAAGTCTTGAAAATCGGTTCCTGGGAAGCATTGGCCGATGGTGAAGATCTGGTTTTCCTCGCAGTGGGCACAATGGTAGATCACGCCTGTCAGGCGCGAGAAAAACTCATGGAAGCCGGCATCTCTGCCGCTGTGATCAATTGCCGATTTGTCAAACCCATGGATCTGGAAATGCTCGACGATCTCGCCGACCGTTATCAGGTCCTGATCACCGTCGAAGAAAATACCATCGAAGGCGGGTTTGGATCGGGCGTTGCGCGCTATTTGAGCGACCAGATGCGAGAGGGCCAGCGCGTACACACCCTGGGCATTCCCGATCGCTTTTTCCAACACGGCTCACAGGGCGCGCTGCGCGACGAAGCGGGCATCTCACCCGAAGCGATTGCAGCCACTGCCCAGCGCGTTGTCGCACGAGAACCCATTGAATATTGA
- a CDS encoding Rieske (2Fe-2S) protein, translating to MSRSECESHLTRREFLATSHVLVASVASACATASVYRIGTTNDRVLINPTDYPELRQSGGMIQLRVNGITDPLILIRQKDAYQAFSAVCTHLRCFVRPSNHFLLCPCHGSTFDLEGNAVRGPAEQPLARYETKISAEGIEIHIR from the coding sequence ATGAGTCGATCCGAATGCGAATCTCATCTGACGCGTCGCGAGTTCCTGGCGACTTCACATGTGCTGGTTGCCAGTGTGGCTTCTGCGTGTGCAACCGCGTCTGTTTATCGGATTGGCACTACAAATGACCGGGTTCTGATCAATCCGACGGACTATCCCGAACTGAGACAGTCGGGAGGGATGATTCAGCTTCGTGTCAATGGGATTACAGATCCTCTCATCCTTATCCGACAAAAAGACGCTTATCAGGCGTTTTCGGCTGTTTGCACGCATTTGCGCTGTTTTGTCAGACCCTCAAATCACTTCCTATTGTGTCCCTGTCATGGATCGACGTTTGATTTGGAAGGCAATGCTGTTCGCGGTCCAGCAGAACAACCTCTGGCGCGTTATGAAACAAAAATATCTGCTGAAGGCATTGAGATTCATATTCGATGA